In Lotus japonicus ecotype B-129 chromosome 5, LjGifu_v1.2, one genomic interval encodes:
- the LOC130720970 gene encoding uncharacterized protein LOC130720970 isoform X1 encodes MASLSGSLNSVASLCNGRDTWSIGLRSPREVKEVMVPEGCNSNKIIACPMGEIHGGFRLIRLQQLKGIICLQQLKRRSLSLTVSLLPQSSVIAVVLREVNKMFQTQNKLNNLPSKGPED; translated from the exons ATGGCTTCGTTGTCTGGAAGTTTGAATTCTGTTGCCAGCCTTTGTAATGGAAGAGACACATGGAGTATTGGGTTGAGATCCCCCAGGGAAGTGAAGGAAGTGATGGTTCCTGAAGGTTGTAATTCTAACAAAATAATAG CCTGTCCCATGGGAGAGATACATGGAGGATTCAGGTTGATACGTTTGCAGCAGCTCAAAGGGATAATATGTTTGCAGCAGCTGAAAAGGAGAAGTTTAAG CCTCACTGTGTCACTCTTGCCCCAGAGCTCCGTCATTGCAGTCGTGCTTAG GGAAGTGAATAAGATGTTCCAGACACAGAACAAGTTAAACAATTTACCAAGCAAAG GGCCAGAGGATTGA
- the LOC130720970 gene encoding uncharacterized protein LOC130720970 isoform X2, with translation MASLSGSLNSVASLCNGRDTWSIGLRSPREVKEVMVPEACPMGEIHGGFRLIRLQQLKGIICLQQLKRRSLSLTVSLLPQSSVIAVVLREVNKMFQTQNKLNNLPSKGPED, from the exons ATGGCTTCGTTGTCTGGAAGTTTGAATTCTGTTGCCAGCCTTTGTAATGGAAGAGACACATGGAGTATTGGGTTGAGATCCCCCAGGGAAGTGAAGGAAGTGATGGTTCCTGAAG CCTGTCCCATGGGAGAGATACATGGAGGATTCAGGTTGATACGTTTGCAGCAGCTCAAAGGGATAATATGTTTGCAGCAGCTGAAAAGGAGAAGTTTAAG CCTCACTGTGTCACTCTTGCCCCAGAGCTCCGTCATTGCAGTCGTGCTTAG GGAAGTGAATAAGATGTTCCAGACACAGAACAAGTTAAACAATTTACCAAGCAAAG GGCCAGAGGATTGA
- the LOC130717920 gene encoding uncharacterized protein LOC130717920 isoform X3, protein MGCCTVGSVGETWKEKRMAQTGRVMPNCLYAANPYHECTEACLHKIKETKLPPKTKKTSDYRRSVTDGELGKKMNEEKRTNSGVIPLKFGSKKKLGSKPELPVLDNIPASKIGAIYLSDATSPISNYYEKKKVKPKSNELIPVSGELHKPANHKAESENGCEHLAVPVKTKQEGDKNSSPKVVPITTSVDDTGSEAVTTKSLCGSSKHFCSSDDIDDQDSDDDNDGEETESVVSETRVPVGRYHVKESFAPILRSIFEKYKDIGASCHLESLVMRSYYIECVCFVVQELQSTTIMQLTKSKIKELLAILKDIESAQLRVAWLRTIVDEIAENIELFSEHRDVEAAKANYDLEMEKLRKELESENEILVQKEKEVSDIKTKIEDIKEHLSELEVKASDLDKNLLSIKSKVQNLDSKSLLDDLL, encoded by the exons ATGGGCTGCT GTACAGTAGGTTCAGTTGGTGAGACTTGGAAAGAGAAAAGGATGGCTCAAACTGGAAGAGTTATGCCAAATTGTTTATATGCAGCTAATCCCTACCATGAATGCACTGAGGCATGCTTGCATAAGATCAAGGAAACCAAGCTGCCACCTAAAACTAAGAAGACTTCTG ATTATCGCAGAAGTGTTACAGATGGTGAGCTAGGGAAAAAGATGAATGAAGAAAAACGCACCAACTCAG GTGTGATTCCATTGAAGTTTGGCAGTAAAAAGAAGCTGGGTTCTAAGCCAGAACTTCCTGTTCTTGACAATATTCCAGCCTCAAAAATTGGAGCTATATACCTCTCTGATGCTACATCACCAATATCAAATTactatgaaaagaaaaaggtaaAGCCAAAAAGCAATGAACTAATACCAGTTTCTGGAGAATTACACAAG CCTGCCAATCACAAAGCAGAATCAGAGAATGGTTGTGAGCATCTTGCCGTCCCAGTGAAAACAAAGCAAGAAGGGGACAAAAATTCTTCACCCAAAGTTGTTCCAATCACAACTTCTGTTGATGACACAGGATCAGAAGCTGTCACCACAAAGTCCCTTTGTGGGTCCTCCAAACATTTCTGTTCTTCTGATGACATTGATGATCAAGACagtgatgatgataatgatggAGAGGAGACTGAGTCTGTGGTTTCTGAGACACGTGTCCCAGTTGGAAGATATCATGTCAAAGAAAGCTTTGCTCCAATTCTGAGATCCATCTTTGAGAAATATAAAGACATAGGAGCAAGTTGTCACTTGGAATCACTTGTTATGAGGTCCTATTACATTGAGTGTGTGTGCTTTGTGGTTCAAGAGTTGCAATCCACCACAATCATGCAATTAACAAAGTCCAAAATCAAGGAATTGTTAGCTATTCTTAAGGACATTGAATCTGCTCAGCTTCGTGTGGCGTGGTTGCGTACCATAGTGGATGAAATTGCTGAGAACATTGAGCTCTTCAGTGAGCACCGCGACGTCGAGGCGGCGAAGGCGAACTATGATCTTGAAATGGAGAAGTTGAGGAAAGAGCTGGAGTCAGAAAATGAAATTTTGGTGCAGAAAGAGAAAGAGGTGAGTGATATTAAAACAAAGATTGAAGATATCAAAGAGCATTTGAGTGAGCTTGAGGTGAAGGCTTCTGATTTGGATAAGAACTTGTTGTCTATCAAGTCCAAGGTTCAGAATTTGGATAGCAAGTCCTTGCTAGATGATCTACTGTGA
- the LOC130717920 gene encoding uncharacterized protein LOC130717920 isoform X4 — translation MGCCTVGSVGETWKEKRMAQTGRVMPNCLYAANPYHECTEACLHKIKETKLPPKTKKTSGVIPLKFGSKKKLGSKPELPVLDNIPASKIGAIYLSDATSPISNYYEKKKVKPKSNELIPVSGELHKPANHKAESENGCEHLAVPVKTKQEGDKNSSPKVVPITTSVDDTGSEAVTTKSLCGSSKHFCSSDDIDDQDSDDDNDGEETESVVSETRVPVGRYHVKESFAPILRSIFEKYKDIGASCHLESLVMRSYYIECVCFVVQELQSTTIMQLTKSKIKELLAILKDIESAQLRVAWLRTIVDEIAENIELFSEHRDVEAAKANYDLEMEKLRKELESENEILVQKEKEVSDIKTKIEDIKEHLSELEVKASDLDKNLLSIKSKVQNLDSKSLLDDLL, via the exons ATGGGCTGCT GTACAGTAGGTTCAGTTGGTGAGACTTGGAAAGAGAAAAGGATGGCTCAAACTGGAAGAGTTATGCCAAATTGTTTATATGCAGCTAATCCCTACCATGAATGCACTGAGGCATGCTTGCATAAGATCAAGGAAACCAAGCTGCCACCTAAAACTAAGAAGACTTCTG GTGTGATTCCATTGAAGTTTGGCAGTAAAAAGAAGCTGGGTTCTAAGCCAGAACTTCCTGTTCTTGACAATATTCCAGCCTCAAAAATTGGAGCTATATACCTCTCTGATGCTACATCACCAATATCAAATTactatgaaaagaaaaaggtaaAGCCAAAAAGCAATGAACTAATACCAGTTTCTGGAGAATTACACAAG CCTGCCAATCACAAAGCAGAATCAGAGAATGGTTGTGAGCATCTTGCCGTCCCAGTGAAAACAAAGCAAGAAGGGGACAAAAATTCTTCACCCAAAGTTGTTCCAATCACAACTTCTGTTGATGACACAGGATCAGAAGCTGTCACCACAAAGTCCCTTTGTGGGTCCTCCAAACATTTCTGTTCTTCTGATGACATTGATGATCAAGACagtgatgatgataatgatggAGAGGAGACTGAGTCTGTGGTTTCTGAGACACGTGTCCCAGTTGGAAGATATCATGTCAAAGAAAGCTTTGCTCCAATTCTGAGATCCATCTTTGAGAAATATAAAGACATAGGAGCAAGTTGTCACTTGGAATCACTTGTTATGAGGTCCTATTACATTGAGTGTGTGTGCTTTGTGGTTCAAGAGTTGCAATCCACCACAATCATGCAATTAACAAAGTCCAAAATCAAGGAATTGTTAGCTATTCTTAAGGACATTGAATCTGCTCAGCTTCGTGTGGCGTGGTTGCGTACCATAGTGGATGAAATTGCTGAGAACATTGAGCTCTTCAGTGAGCACCGCGACGTCGAGGCGGCGAAGGCGAACTATGATCTTGAAATGGAGAAGTTGAGGAAAGAGCTGGAGTCAGAAAATGAAATTTTGGTGCAGAAAGAGAAAGAGGTGAGTGATATTAAAACAAAGATTGAAGATATCAAAGAGCATTTGAGTGAGCTTGAGGTGAAGGCTTCTGATTTGGATAAGAACTTGTTGTCTATCAAGTCCAAGGTTCAGAATTTGGATAGCAAGTCCTTGCTAGATGATCTACTGTGA
- the LOC130717920 gene encoding uncharacterized protein LOC130717920 isoform X1, with translation MGCCTVGSVGETWKEKRMAQTGRVMPNCLYAANPYHECTEACLHKIKETKLPPKTKKTSDYRRSVTDGELGKKMNEEKRTNSGCPKASNPYHVCGHTCPKTMSGADSGVIPLKFGSKKKLGSKPELPVLDNIPASKIGAIYLSDATSPISNYYEKKKVKPKSNELIPVSGELHKPANHKAESENGCEHLAVPVKTKQEGDKNSSPKVVPITTSVDDTGSEAVTTKSLCGSSKHFCSSDDIDDQDSDDDNDGEETESVVSETRVPVGRYHVKESFAPILRSIFEKYKDIGASCHLESLVMRSYYIECVCFVVQELQSTTIMQLTKSKIKELLAILKDIESAQLRVAWLRTIVDEIAENIELFSEHRDVEAAKANYDLEMEKLRKELESENEILVQKEKEVSDIKTKIEDIKEHLSELEVKASDLDKNLLSIKSKVQNLDSKSLLDDLL, from the exons ATGGGCTGCT GTACAGTAGGTTCAGTTGGTGAGACTTGGAAAGAGAAAAGGATGGCTCAAACTGGAAGAGTTATGCCAAATTGTTTATATGCAGCTAATCCCTACCATGAATGCACTGAGGCATGCTTGCATAAGATCAAGGAAACCAAGCTGCCACCTAAAACTAAGAAGACTTCTG ATTATCGCAGAAGTGTTACAGATGGTGAGCTAGGGAAAAAGATGAATGAAGAAAAACGCACCAACTCAGGTTGTCCTAAAGCTTCTAATCCTTACCATGTGTGTGGTCATACTTGTCCCAAAACAATGTCAGGAGCTGATTCAG GTGTGATTCCATTGAAGTTTGGCAGTAAAAAGAAGCTGGGTTCTAAGCCAGAACTTCCTGTTCTTGACAATATTCCAGCCTCAAAAATTGGAGCTATATACCTCTCTGATGCTACATCACCAATATCAAATTactatgaaaagaaaaaggtaaAGCCAAAAAGCAATGAACTAATACCAGTTTCTGGAGAATTACACAAG CCTGCCAATCACAAAGCAGAATCAGAGAATGGTTGTGAGCATCTTGCCGTCCCAGTGAAAACAAAGCAAGAAGGGGACAAAAATTCTTCACCCAAAGTTGTTCCAATCACAACTTCTGTTGATGACACAGGATCAGAAGCTGTCACCACAAAGTCCCTTTGTGGGTCCTCCAAACATTTCTGTTCTTCTGATGACATTGATGATCAAGACagtgatgatgataatgatggAGAGGAGACTGAGTCTGTGGTTTCTGAGACACGTGTCCCAGTTGGAAGATATCATGTCAAAGAAAGCTTTGCTCCAATTCTGAGATCCATCTTTGAGAAATATAAAGACATAGGAGCAAGTTGTCACTTGGAATCACTTGTTATGAGGTCCTATTACATTGAGTGTGTGTGCTTTGTGGTTCAAGAGTTGCAATCCACCACAATCATGCAATTAACAAAGTCCAAAATCAAGGAATTGTTAGCTATTCTTAAGGACATTGAATCTGCTCAGCTTCGTGTGGCGTGGTTGCGTACCATAGTGGATGAAATTGCTGAGAACATTGAGCTCTTCAGTGAGCACCGCGACGTCGAGGCGGCGAAGGCGAACTATGATCTTGAAATGGAGAAGTTGAGGAAAGAGCTGGAGTCAGAAAATGAAATTTTGGTGCAGAAAGAGAAAGAGGTGAGTGATATTAAAACAAAGATTGAAGATATCAAAGAGCATTTGAGTGAGCTTGAGGTGAAGGCTTCTGATTTGGATAAGAACTTGTTGTCTATCAAGTCCAAGGTTCAGAATTTGGATAGCAAGTCCTTGCTAGATGATCTACTGTGA
- the LOC130717920 gene encoding uncharacterized protein LOC130717920 isoform X2, with amino-acid sequence MAQTGRVMPNCLYAANPYHECTEACLHKIKETKLPPKTKKTSDYRRSVTDGELGKKMNEEKRTNSGCPKASNPYHVCGHTCPKTMSGADSGVIPLKFGSKKKLGSKPELPVLDNIPASKIGAIYLSDATSPISNYYEKKKVKPKSNELIPVSGELHKPANHKAESENGCEHLAVPVKTKQEGDKNSSPKVVPITTSVDDTGSEAVTTKSLCGSSKHFCSSDDIDDQDSDDDNDGEETESVVSETRVPVGRYHVKESFAPILRSIFEKYKDIGASCHLESLVMRSYYIECVCFVVQELQSTTIMQLTKSKIKELLAILKDIESAQLRVAWLRTIVDEIAENIELFSEHRDVEAAKANYDLEMEKLRKELESENEILVQKEKEVSDIKTKIEDIKEHLSELEVKASDLDKNLLSIKSKVQNLDSKSLLDDLL; translated from the exons ATGGCTCAAACTGGAAGAGTTATGCCAAATTGTTTATATGCAGCTAATCCCTACCATGAATGCACTGAGGCATGCTTGCATAAGATCAAGGAAACCAAGCTGCCACCTAAAACTAAGAAGACTTCTG ATTATCGCAGAAGTGTTACAGATGGTGAGCTAGGGAAAAAGATGAATGAAGAAAAACGCACCAACTCAGGTTGTCCTAAAGCTTCTAATCCTTACCATGTGTGTGGTCATACTTGTCCCAAAACAATGTCAGGAGCTGATTCAG GTGTGATTCCATTGAAGTTTGGCAGTAAAAAGAAGCTGGGTTCTAAGCCAGAACTTCCTGTTCTTGACAATATTCCAGCCTCAAAAATTGGAGCTATATACCTCTCTGATGCTACATCACCAATATCAAATTactatgaaaagaaaaaggtaaAGCCAAAAAGCAATGAACTAATACCAGTTTCTGGAGAATTACACAAG CCTGCCAATCACAAAGCAGAATCAGAGAATGGTTGTGAGCATCTTGCCGTCCCAGTGAAAACAAAGCAAGAAGGGGACAAAAATTCTTCACCCAAAGTTGTTCCAATCACAACTTCTGTTGATGACACAGGATCAGAAGCTGTCACCACAAAGTCCCTTTGTGGGTCCTCCAAACATTTCTGTTCTTCTGATGACATTGATGATCAAGACagtgatgatgataatgatggAGAGGAGACTGAGTCTGTGGTTTCTGAGACACGTGTCCCAGTTGGAAGATATCATGTCAAAGAAAGCTTTGCTCCAATTCTGAGATCCATCTTTGAGAAATATAAAGACATAGGAGCAAGTTGTCACTTGGAATCACTTGTTATGAGGTCCTATTACATTGAGTGTGTGTGCTTTGTGGTTCAAGAGTTGCAATCCACCACAATCATGCAATTAACAAAGTCCAAAATCAAGGAATTGTTAGCTATTCTTAAGGACATTGAATCTGCTCAGCTTCGTGTGGCGTGGTTGCGTACCATAGTGGATGAAATTGCTGAGAACATTGAGCTCTTCAGTGAGCACCGCGACGTCGAGGCGGCGAAGGCGAACTATGATCTTGAAATGGAGAAGTTGAGGAAAGAGCTGGAGTCAGAAAATGAAATTTTGGTGCAGAAAGAGAAAGAGGTGAGTGATATTAAAACAAAGATTGAAGATATCAAAGAGCATTTGAGTGAGCTTGAGGTGAAGGCTTCTGATTTGGATAAGAACTTGTTGTCTATCAAGTCCAAGGTTCAGAATTTGGATAGCAAGTCCTTGCTAGATGATCTACTGTGA
- the LOC130718736 gene encoding transcription factor ABORTED MICROSPORES has product MDHSFCFFCFWSVCSSILFLLFLLLVKGSSLSHLALGRSKRKFYYHLSGDMNNIITMQSLTERLRPLVGLNGWDYCVCWKLSEDQRFLEWFGCCCAGTDNNQNAGEEHIFPVSSAASCRDTMIPHPRTKTCDLLSQLTTSIPTDSGIHAQTLLTNQPNWLNYSNSLDPNTLEETINGTQVLIPVPGGLVELFVTKQVPEDHHVIDFVTAQCIVLMDQEAVNLSASINIDVNSMSNMQSNPLLGDENEGNNNNNRNHIHFQPSETSSLPHDISMNRIGLCNSPLNFMQHFNYDQNNRMKNNTFSEEYQGSFLYDKQGNLLNSKAEEEHDTYQKCLMSTDTQYVDPLDNKEKQEHKDLMKHVVGRSDSMSDCSDQNEEEDDGKYRRRNGKGNQSKNLVAERKRRKKLNDRLYNLRSLVPRISKLDRASILGDAIEFVKDLQKQVKELQDELEENSDTGAESNCINGNNGQPDIPKAEHGKNQNGFHVGAPGNGYVSKQKQEDASATDKQTQQMEPQVEVALIDGNEYFVKVFCEHRPGGFGKLMEALNTLGMDVVHATVTSHKGLVSNVFKVEKKDSEMVEAEDVRDSLLELTRNRTRGWSHEMTATSENGVGSREQHHLNNHQMGAYHPHQFHS; this is encoded by the exons ATGGATCAcagtttttgtttcttctgcttctggtcTGTttgttcttcaattttgttCTTGCTTTTCTTGCTTTTAGTCAAAGGAAGTAGCCTTAGCCATCTTGCTCTTGGGAGATCAAAGAGGAAGTTCTACTATCATCTATCAG GTGACATGAACAACATCATCACCATGCAAAGCTTAACTGAAAGACTAAGACCCCTTGTGGGTTTGAATGGCTGGGACTACTGTGTCTGCTGGAAATTGAGTGAAGACCAAAG GTTTCTTGAGTGGTTTGGATGCTGTTGTGCTGGCACTGATAACAATCAAAATGCTGGGGAAGAACACATTTTTCCTGTCTCTTCAGCTGCTTCATGCAGGGATACCATGATTCCACACCCTAGAACAAAAACCTGTGATCTTCTTTCCCAACTTACCACTTCCATACCCACAGATTCAGG GATTCATGCACAGACCCTATTAACAAACCAACCCAATTGGTTGAACTATTCCAATAGTTTGGATCCAAACACTTTGGAA GAAACAATTAATGGGACCCAGGTTTTGATTCCTGTACCAGGTGGACTAGTAGAGCTGTTTGTAACAAAACAA GTCCCTGAAGATCATCATGTGATAGATTTTGTCACAGCACAGTGCATTGTGTTGATGGATCAGGAAGCAGTGAACCTCTCAGCCAGCATCAACATTGATGTAAATTCAATGAGCAACATGCAATCAAATCCACTTCTAGGGGATGAAAATGAAgggaacaacaataacaacaggAACCATATTCATTTCCAGCCATCAGAAACTTCAAGTCTCCCACATGACATCTCTATGAACCGCATTGGCCTCTGCAATTCCCCACTGAACTTCATGCAGCATTTCAATTACGACCAGAACAACAGAATGAAAAACAATACCTTTTCTGAAGAATACCAAG gTTCATTCCTTTATGACAAGCAAGGTAACTTACTGAATTCCAAAGCAGAGGAGGAACATGACACATATCAGAAATGCTTGATGAGTACTGATACTCAATATGTGGATCCCTTGGACAACAAGGAGAAGCAAGAACACAAGGACTTGATGAAACATGTTGTTGGCCGTTCAGATTCAATGTCAGATTGCAGTGACCAGAATGAAGAAGAGGATGATGGGAAATACAGGAGAAGAAATGGGAAAGGAAACCAGTCCAAAAACCTTGTAGCTGagaggaagagaaggaagaagcTGAATGACAGACTGTATAACCTTCGTTCTCTGGTTCCAAGAATTTCCAAGCTGGATAGAGCATCCATTCTTGGGGATGCCATTGAGTTTGTGAAGGATTTGCAGAAGCAAGTGAAAGAGCTCCAGGATGAGCTTGAGGAAAATTCAGACACAGGAGCTGAAAGCAACTGCATCAATGGAAATAATGGCCAACCAGATATTCCAAAAGCAGAACATGGTAAGAATCAAAATGGATTTCATGTGGGGGCACCAGGGAATGGCTATGTGTCAAAACAAAAGCAGGAAGATGCTTCTGCCACTGACAAGCAAACACAGCAAATGGAG CCTCAAGTGGAAGTGGCTCTCATAGATGGGAATGAGTACTTTGTGAAGGTGTTCTGTGAGCACAGGCCTGGAGGGTTTGGGAAATTGATGGAGGCTTTGAACACCCTTGGCATGGATGTAGTACATGCCACAGTGACCAGCCACAAGGGGCTGGTGTCAAATGTTTTTAAAGTGGAG AAAAAGGACAGTGAAATGGTTGAGGCTGAGGATGTAAGAGACTCACTACTAGAGCTTACAAGGAACAGAACAAGAGGGTGGAGTCATGAGATGACAGCAACATCAGAAAATGGTGTGGGCAGCAGGGAACAGCATCACCTCAACAACCACCAGATGGGTGCTTATCATCCGCACCAATTTCATAGTTAA
- the LOC130716763 gene encoding mavicyanin-like, which translates to MGDGIFSKNCTFLLAALTLLSSFLLSSVMAKVYTVGDQEEWSSQTNYALWAEGYNFSLGDVLVFKYLKGQHNVYEVQENTFRSCDASSGVLAKYESGEDHVVLNEVKRYWFICNIAGHCLGGMRFGIKVKHSNIVVTSINSTDGDALNPQIEPSPSHNSCTSYISERWRVIGNFLPFGLLLFNLNF; encoded by the exons ATGGGTGATggaattttttcaaaaaactgCACCTTCCTTCTGGCAGCTCTTACTTTGCTCTCTAGTTTTCTCTTGAGTTCTGTCATGGCTAAAGTTTACACTGTTGGTGACCAAGAAGAATGGAGCAGTCAGACAAACTATGCTTTATGGGCAGAGGGGTACAATTTTAGCCTTGGCGATGTTCTTG TTTTCAAGTACTTGAAAGGGCAACATAATGTGTATGAAGTACAAGAGAACACTTTCCGATCATGTGATGCAAGTAGTGGAGTGTTGGCCAAGTACGAGAGTGGAGAAGATCATGTGGTTCTCAATGAGGTGAAGAGATATTGGTTCATTTGCAACATAGCAGGGCACTGCCTTGGGGGCATGAGGTTTGGAATTAAGGTGAAACATAGCAACATTGTTGTTACCTCTATTAATTCCACTGATGGTGATGCATTGAACCCACAAATTGAACCAAGTCCCTCTCACAATTCTTGTACAAGTTATATCTCTGAAAGATGGAGAGTGATTGGGAACTTTCTTCCTTTTGGATTACTCTTGTTCAACTTGAATTTTTGA